One Solanum lycopersicum chromosome 2, SLM_r2.1 genomic region harbors:
- the LOC138341947 gene encoding uncharacterized protein gives MEGQVPIATQGRNRTIPLDAEVVDVDMQYHVEWDESTQAPPCTIINLVVQDTLARMLGLLEGMAQAGALPVTSDGSQTRVGGQNPDPIVAPDPHTPKTQLAAVVAFRLDSMNERERKRTEFEGLQQGGMSVAEYEGKFHALAMHALMILPTEAKRVRSFVKGQSNSIRLEVSHVAASGFLFQKVLDVAKELEGSSSRPIVHGGHSGQSGSSYHPTSHRGCFKCGDMGHLVRDCPRTRRGGLHQGSQALTFTAAQPSAMGGLPPDRDIDFCIDVEPHTQPISSPSYRMAPAELKELKEQLHDLLTKAFLGHVVSREDIMMDPKKIEAVRDWATTASITEIQSFFGLKEVTFQWSDECEVSFQRLKTLLTTAPVLTLPVEVEGLVVYFDASRISLGCVLMQKVKVIAYASRQLKVNEKNYPIHDLKLTVVVFALKILRHYIYDALSRKAVSMGSLAMLQVDEHPLSTDVQSLAIRFLRFDILEPRKVLAYMEARSTLLEQIQAQQFDDSDLCKIRDKKKLGTRVDLSTNFHPRTDGQSERTIQVLEDMLRACMIDFGRHWDQFLPLAELAYNNSYHSTIEMEPFEALYGRRCRSPIGWFDAFENLTFEEELVAILDKKIRKLRSNDIASVKVQWKDHPVEDATWETESDMRNKYPQLFECSGLLLFFRSRMNIRLSDR, from the exons ATGGAAGGTCAAGTACCAATAGCTACCCAGGGTCGTAATAGGACTATACCTCTTGATGCAGAGGTTGTTGATGTGGATATGCAATATCATGTCGAGTGGGATGAGAGTACTCAGGCTCCACCCTGTACTATTATCAACCTAGTCGTTCAAGATACCTTGGCTCGTATGTTAGGACTCCTAGAGGGGATGGCTCAGGCAGGAGCTTTGcctgtcacttctgatggctcacaAACTCGTGTTGGAGGTCAGAATCCAGATCCAATAGTTGCTCCAGATCCTCATACTCCCAAGACTCAGCTAGCTGCTGTTGTAGCTTTTCGTTTGGATAGTATGAA tgagagggagcgcaagaggaccgagtttgagggtttgcagcaaggtggtatgtcagttgcagagtatgagggtaaatttcatgccttggctaTGCATGCTTTGATGATACTTCCTACAGAGGCTAAGAGAGTGAGGAGTTTTGTTAAGGGGCAGAGTAATTCGATTCGTCTAGAAGTTTCTCATGTTGCTGCTTCTGGTTTTTTGTTCCAGAAAGTGCTGGATGTTGCTAAGGAGTTGGAG GGTTCATCTTCTAGGCCTATAGTTCATGGAGGGCATTCTGGTCAGTCAGGTTCCTCTTATCATCCTACGTCTCATAGGGGCTGTTTTAagtgtggtgatatgggacacttagtgagagactgccctaggacCAGACGTGGTGGGTTACATCAGGGTTCTCAGGCTTTGACTTTCACGGCTGCACAACCTTCAGCTATGGGTG gtcttccaccagatcgtgatattgatttttgtattgatgtggagCCACACACTCAGCCTATTTCCAGTCCTTCTTATCGTATGGCAccggctgaattgaaagagttgaaggagcagtTGCACGATTTGTTGACAAAAG cattcttAGGACATGTAGTGTCCAGGGAGGATATCATGatggatcctaagaagattgaggcagttagagatTGGGCCACAACTGCTTCAATTACTGAGATTCAGAGTTTCTTCGGCCTT AAAGAGGtgacttttcagtggtctgacgagtgtgaggttagtttccaaagGCTCAAGACTTTATTAACTACTGCTCCGGTTTTGACCCTACCTGTGGAGGTAGAGGGTTTGGTTGTATATTTTGATGCTTCTCGGATTAGTCTTGGTTGTGTATTAATGCAGAAGGTAaaagtgatagcttatgcttctagacagtTGAAGGTtaatgagaagaactatcctaTTCATGATTTAAAGTTGACGGTtgttgtgtttgcattgaaaattttgaggcattatatttatg ATGCCTTGAGTCGAaaggcggtaagtatgggtagtctagccaTGTTACAGGTTGACGAGCATCCTTTATCTACGGATGTACAATCCTTGGCCATTAGATTTTTGAGATTTGATATTTTAGAACCTCgtaaggtgttggcttatatggaggctaggtcaACCTTGTTGGAACAGATTCAggctcaacagtttgatgatagtgatttatgtaagattagagACAAG AAGAAGTTGGGCACTCGAGTGGATCTTAGTACAAACTTTCATCCTCGGACTGATGGACAGTCTGAAcggactattcaggttcttgaggacatgttgcGGGCATGTATGATTGACTTTGGTCGTCACTGGGATCAGTTCTTGCCATTAGCGGAATtggcttacaataatagttatcattcgacCATTGAGATGGAACCATTTGAggctttgtatggtaggagatgtcgatctccaattggttggtttgatgcatttgag aatttgacttttgaggagGAACTGGTTGCCATTTTGGATAAGAAAATTCGAAAGTTGAGATCAAACGAtattgcttcagtgaaggttcaatggaagGATCATCCGGTTGAGGATGCTACATGGGAGACCGAGTCAGATATGAGGAATAAATATCCTCAGCTTTTTGAGTGTTCAGGTTTGCTCTTGTTTTttcgttcgaggatgaacatTCGTTTAAGTGAtaggtga